In Diachasmimorpha longicaudata isolate KC_UGA_2023 chromosome 4, iyDiaLong2, whole genome shotgun sequence, a single genomic region encodes these proteins:
- the LOC135161741 gene encoding thiol S-methyltransferase TMT1A-like, with the protein MGAVDLLIKEIITVYGSTLLLTVVIVYIVHWQWAKFVKNIYRLHLMGFEAECAELAVNYKKRLFAPLNGAISNDKILQSEGAIRLLEIGVKTGENIQFYPDGTHLICVDWNRKLEDYLMKSDRAWQFSHVKFKKLIPSDGRSLKVIPSNCVDAVVTVRSLCACSSVRETLREIRRVLAPGGKYFFLEHVPDKEETFTRWLQDFLTKTKIYPSLFGDCRLDSNPLCNIKSTGFSKVSWESIVLKGYVTHPYHFYLSRNHIMGIATK; encoded by the exons ATGGGGGCCGTTGATCTTTTGATAAAGGAAATTATCACTGTTTATGGATCTACTCTTTTGCTGACAGTGGTGATTGTTTATATCGTCCATTGGCAGTGGGcgaaatttgttaaaaatatcTATCGATTGCACTTGATGGGATTCGAAGCCGAATGTGCCGAATTGGCTGTCAATTATAAAAAACGTCTCTTTGCTCCGCTCAATGGAGCGATCTCTAACGATAAGATTTTGCAATCGGAGGGAGCTATTAGATTACTGGAAATTGGGGTGAAAACAG GGGAGAATATTCAATTCTACCCCGATGGAACTCATCTAATCTGCGTGGACTGGAATCGCAAGTTAGAGGACTACCTGATGAAGAGCGATCGTGCCTGGCAATTTTCTCACGTCAAGTTCAAGAAGTTGATACCCAGCGATGGTCGATCCCTAAAAGTAATTCCGAGTAATTGTGTGGATGCTGTTGTCACCGTGAGATCATTGTGTGCGTGTTCGTCAGTGCGAGAGACACTGCGGGAGATTCGAAGGGTCCTGGCACCG ggaggaaaatattttttcttagaGCACGTACCTGACAAAGAAGAGACTTTCACACGTTGGCTTCAGGATTTCTTAACAAAAACCAAAATCTACCCATCACTATTCGGCGATTGCAGACTAGACTCAAATCCCCTCTGCAACATAAAGAGCACTGGTTTCTCGAAAGTTTCCTGGGAGTCGATTGTCCTCAAAGGCTACGTTACTCATccatatcatttttatttatcccgCAATCACATCATGGGCATTGCCACTAAATAA